One Chlorobaculum limnaeum genomic window carries:
- a CDS encoding DUF4403 family protein, whose amino-acid sequence MKKALLVTGLVASLLAALGFWLHRSYTILKTKPPVPLTTDVELEQPSSLFNLPISIEHTVLADYLNGKIRGNFLNADLWLQKKHKERISLSLTREENITISSDGHKLLCTFPVSAEARLTDSRLGKFLAKLLVWPVHAKAVFTFSTPIALDRNWRLTTRFKIVDVRWEEEPVLKIGPFKKNIRADVDSLLTGNSRGLTTLLDTEIHKAASLYPTVSDVWKDLQKPIVLTRKPVPVWLRFHCNDISGHILLNKRAIVCNTRIRTNMMVLTDTTAISPPTPLPRFRQTPRDSISTISDINFYALVPFTSINRHLNDFFMNRSFSRSGYDIVVHSLEAYGSSSGLSVAIITDRDLKGHIIMSGQPRYDIPTHTISIDHFDYAIDTGNPIISTGELILHDAIRDSITTRLDVHIGSFVDRLPSIITRAVSKAKAGRTIDLTIDSLAIRKCDIRVGRHNVYLLVNATAKNALRIKRIKSGKVIRIRKQAEAKDQNPASQFPRPPGTDNNPRLSPVTVHPLQLTDQF is encoded by the coding sequence ATGAAAAAAGCTCTTCTCGTCACCGGCCTCGTGGCCAGCCTGCTGGCTGCACTCGGTTTCTGGCTGCACCGCAGCTATACGATCCTCAAAACGAAGCCTCCCGTCCCCCTGACCACCGACGTCGAACTCGAACAGCCGTCATCGCTGTTCAACCTGCCCATCAGCATCGAACATACGGTACTGGCAGACTATCTGAACGGCAAGATTCGCGGCAACTTCCTGAACGCCGACCTGTGGTTGCAGAAAAAGCACAAAGAGCGCATCAGTCTCTCTTTGACAAGAGAAGAAAACATCACCATCAGCTCGGACGGGCATAAGCTGCTCTGCACCTTTCCGGTCTCGGCAGAAGCACGGCTTACTGACAGCCGCCTTGGCAAGTTTCTCGCAAAACTGCTGGTCTGGCCGGTGCATGCCAAAGCGGTCTTCACCTTCTCGACACCAATCGCGCTCGATCGCAACTGGCGTCTCACGACTCGTTTTAAAATCGTGGACGTCCGGTGGGAAGAGGAGCCCGTGTTGAAAATAGGGCCTTTCAAGAAAAACATCCGGGCTGACGTCGACTCCCTGCTCACCGGTAACAGCCGCGGCCTGACCACCCTGCTCGACACAGAAATCCACAAAGCGGCCAGCCTTTACCCCACCGTTAGCGATGTCTGGAAAGATTTGCAGAAACCCATCGTGCTCACCCGGAAGCCGGTTCCCGTCTGGCTGCGCTTCCACTGCAACGACATCAGCGGCCATATTTTACTGAACAAAAGGGCCATCGTCTGCAACACCCGTATCAGGACAAACATGATGGTGCTGACCGACACAACAGCCATCAGCCCACCGACGCCTTTGCCCCGGTTCCGGCAAACGCCCAGAGACAGCATTTCGACCATCTCCGATATCAACTTCTACGCCCTGGTGCCCTTCACCAGCATCAACCGGCATCTCAATGATTTCTTCATGAACCGGAGTTTCAGCCGGTCGGGATACGACATCGTCGTACACAGCCTCGAAGCGTACGGCTCGTCAAGCGGGCTTTCGGTAGCCATCATAACAGACCGCGACCTGAAAGGGCACATCATCATGAGTGGCCAGCCGCGCTATGACATACCGACCCACACCATCAGCATCGACCATTTTGACTACGCCATCGACACCGGCAACCCGATCATCAGCACAGGAGAACTCATTCTGCATGATGCAATCCGGGACAGCATCACCACCCGCCTCGATGTGCATATCGGTTCATTCGTCGATCGGCTGCCGTCAATCATCACCAGAGCAGTCTCCAAAGCCAAAGCGGGCAGAACCATCGATCTGACCATCGACAGCCTCGCCATCCGCAAATGCGATATCCGCGTCGGCAGGCACAACGTCTATCTTCTTGTCAACGCCACCGCGAAAAACGCCCTGCGCATCAAGCGGATCAAATCGGGCAAGGTCATCAGAATCCGCAAACAAGCAGAAGCAAAGGATCAAAACCCCGCCAGTCAGTTCCCCCGGCCGCCGGGCACAGACAACAACCCCCGATTGTCACCTGTCACGGTACACCCGTTGCAGCTCACCGATCAATTCTGA
- a CDS encoding NADPH-dependent FMN reductase, which translates to MNTYRIAVVVGSIRRESLNRRLADALTRLAPPDFSFHHLRIDDLPLYNHDDEEHPTDAMQRLRREIGEADGLMIVTPEYNRSIPGVLKNALDVGSRPYGHNAWEGKPAGIIGLSSGACGTAMAQQHLRNILAVLDMPTLGQPEAFIGYYDGLFDEEGNIGPKSRDFLQSWMDRFAAWVRLHGGRR; encoded by the coding sequence ATGAACACTTACCGTATCGCCGTGGTCGTTGGCAGCATCAGGCGCGAGTCGCTGAACCGCAGGCTTGCCGACGCGCTCACGAGGCTCGCTCCGCCCGATTTTTCCTTCCATCACCTCCGTATCGACGACCTGCCGCTCTACAACCATGACGACGAAGAGCATCCGACCGACGCGATGCAGCGCCTGCGGCGAGAGATCGGCGAGGCTGACGGCCTTATGATCGTCACGCCGGAATACAACCGCTCGATTCCGGGCGTACTCAAGAACGCGCTCGATGTCGGCTCGCGTCCCTACGGCCACAACGCCTGGGAGGGCAAGCCCGCCGGAATCATCGGCCTCTCGTCCGGCGCATGCGGCACGGCGATGGCCCAACAGCACCTGCGCAACATCCTCGCCGTGCTCGACATGCCAACGCTCGGCCAGCCCGAAGCCTTCATCGGCTATTACGACGGCCTGTTCGACGAGGAGGGCAACATCGGCCCGAAAAGCCGCGACTTCCTGCAAAGCTGGATGGATCGTTTCGCCGCCTGGGTGCGGCTGCATGGTGGGCGGCGATAG